One segment of Arthrobacter sp. MMS18-M83 DNA contains the following:
- a CDS encoding ribose-5-phosphate isomerase has translation MSTKLRLVIGSDDAGFEYKEALKADLEASELVESVHDVGVDAISHTPYPSVAIAAAELIAAGKADRALLVCGTGLGVAIAANKVPGIRAVTAHDSFSVERAILSNNAQVLTFGQRVVGLELARRLAKEWLTYTFDESSASAEKVTLIKDYEGVTSC, from the coding sequence ATGAGCACCAAACTGCGCCTGGTCATAGGATCGGACGACGCCGGATTCGAGTACAAGGAAGCCCTGAAGGCCGACCTTGAGGCCAGCGAACTGGTCGAATCCGTCCACGACGTCGGGGTGGACGCCATCAGCCACACCCCCTACCCATCCGTCGCCATCGCTGCGGCCGAACTGATCGCCGCAGGCAAGGCCGACCGAGCCCTGCTGGTATGCGGCACGGGACTGGGAGTGGCCATCGCAGCCAACAAGGTCCCCGGCATCCGCGCCGTCACCGCTCACGACTCCTTCTCCGTGGAACGGGCCATCCTGAGCAACAATGCCCAGGTCCTCACCTTCGGCCAGCGCGTCGTCGGACTGGAATTGGCCCGCCGCCTCGCCAAGGAGTGGCTCACGTACACCTTCGACGAGTCCTCTGCCTCCGCCGAGAAGGTCACACTCATTAAGGACTACGAGGGTGTCACGTCCTGCTAA
- a CDS encoding DDE-type integrase/transposase/recombinase, whose amino-acid sequence MSKPAPKISVRHAVATWPADAPRGAVSAFCTEHGVSRAWFYKVRTAAGRVGPVKALEIKRPVPLTSPKATAPAMVELLLATRADLEAKGLDHGPLSVIAKLSRQGFAPPSRATVARIFDRAGVVVPEPRKKPRSAYQRFVYPQPNACWQIDATEWRLADGKTVAVFQLLDDHSRLALASLAATGETSEAAIAVVALAIERHGVPEKFLSDNGAALNPTRRGRTGALVEFLKSHGVEPITGRPGKPTTQGKNERFHRTLHQYLHRQPPAPSIPVLQAQIDTFDHYYNTEREHQALPGALTPQEAWDATPKTPAPALPEPAMTVPAPARSTQRLVRNDGRVTVLGTAFNIGQDQAGSTVHIVYDHAEIMFFDTRGTEITTHPLPVKGTRYVGNGKPSGIAADPAGARRKRTRYPRLKPPTDEVSTKS is encoded by the coding sequence ATGAGCAAACCCGCCCCGAAGATCAGTGTCCGTCATGCCGTTGCTACGTGGCCGGCCGATGCGCCACGCGGTGCCGTGAGCGCGTTCTGCACCGAACACGGTGTCTCGCGTGCCTGGTTCTACAAGGTCCGCACGGCGGCCGGACGCGTCGGGCCGGTGAAGGCCCTGGAGATCAAGCGCCCGGTGCCGTTGACCAGCCCGAAAGCCACGGCACCGGCGATGGTCGAACTCCTGCTGGCCACCCGGGCGGATCTTGAGGCCAAGGGGCTGGATCACGGCCCGTTGTCGGTAATCGCAAAGCTGTCCCGGCAAGGCTTCGCCCCGCCGTCCCGGGCGACGGTGGCCAGGATCTTCGACCGGGCCGGTGTCGTGGTGCCCGAGCCGCGGAAGAAGCCCCGCAGCGCCTACCAGCGGTTCGTCTACCCGCAACCGAACGCGTGCTGGCAGATCGACGCGACCGAGTGGCGGCTGGCCGACGGGAAGACCGTGGCGGTCTTCCAGCTCCTCGATGACCACTCCCGCCTGGCCCTGGCCTCCCTGGCGGCCACCGGGGAAACGAGCGAGGCCGCGATCGCCGTCGTCGCCCTGGCCATCGAACGCCACGGCGTGCCGGAGAAATTCCTCTCCGACAACGGCGCGGCCCTGAACCCGACCCGCCGCGGACGCACCGGCGCACTCGTGGAGTTCCTCAAATCCCACGGTGTGGAACCGATCACCGGCAGACCGGGCAAACCCACCACCCAGGGCAAGAACGAACGCTTCCACCGCACCCTGCACCAGTACCTGCACCGCCAGCCGCCGGCCCCGTCGATTCCCGTCCTGCAAGCCCAGATCGATACCTTCGACCACTACTACAACACCGAACGCGAACACCAGGCCCTGCCCGGGGCCCTGACCCCGCAGGAAGCCTGGGACGCGACCCCGAAAACACCCGCACCGGCCCTCCCGGAACCCGCCATGACCGTCCCGGCACCGGCACGGAGCACGCAACGGCTCGTCAGGAACGACGGCCGCGTTACCGTGCTGGGAACCGCGTTCAACATCGGCCAGGACCAGGCCGGGAGCACCGTGCACATCGTTTACGACCACGCCGAGATCATGTTCTTCGACACCCGCGGCACCGAGATCACCACCCACCCCCTGCCTGTCAAAGGCACCCGCTACGTCGGCAACGGCAAACCCTCAGGCATCGCAGCAGACCCCGCCGGAGCACGCCGGAAACGGACACGCTACCCGCGCCTCAAACCACCCACGGACGAAGTGTCCACGAAATCATGA
- a CDS encoding glycoside hydrolase family 3 protein → MSVAAREEFKQSPDGVVFRDLNGNGVMDPYEDPRRPVQERVEDLLGRLSLEEKAGLMFHTMASATESGSLDDDAPRAGRSSLAELVGDKLINHINVHFLPEPRLAAKWVNEVQRRAAGTPHGIPVTLSTDPRHSFAENWGASFTAIHFSAWPEPLGMAAIGDEELVREFTGIARKEYTAVGIRAALHPTIDLATEPRWARQYGTFGQDAGLVSRLALAYLDGFEGGALDAGSVACMAKHFPGGGPQLDGEDSHFPYGREQVYPGGMFDYHLEPFRRVISRGVSAIMPYYGMPMGLELDGEPVEEVGFGYNRQIIQGLLRDKLGYTGVVCTDWGLVTESRLHGRQLPPRAWGVEHLSVEDRVLKIIDAGCDQLGGEECADVVVDLVRQGRVSEKRIDESVRRLLSVKFQLGLFDDPYVDESMAAQRTGLPEFVDAGTRAQARSVTLLKNSAAYDGGAVSAPRPILPLRPGTRVFSQEVSAEALALAGLEHAVNAEGADVAIVRVNAPFDFRDQYMLESSFHAGSLEFDAGTIETVGRLAEAVPVVVVAHLDRPAVLTPLEPHCAAIAAVYGASDAAVLQALTGAVPPEGRLPFQLPRSEASVIASRSDVPGDLEDALYECGFGMEL, encoded by the coding sequence ATGAGTGTGGCAGCGCGGGAAGAGTTCAAGCAGAGCCCGGACGGGGTAGTGTTCCGCGACCTCAACGGCAACGGCGTCATGGATCCATACGAGGATCCGCGGCGGCCTGTGCAGGAGCGGGTTGAGGACCTCTTAGGCCGGCTGTCGCTCGAGGAGAAGGCCGGACTCATGTTCCACACGATGGCCAGCGCCACTGAGAGCGGCTCGCTTGACGATGACGCACCACGCGCGGGCCGCTCAAGCCTCGCCGAGCTCGTCGGCGACAAACTCATCAACCACATCAACGTCCACTTCCTACCCGAACCCAGGCTCGCAGCCAAGTGGGTGAACGAGGTGCAGAGGCGTGCAGCGGGCACTCCGCACGGTATCCCCGTGACCCTCTCCACTGATCCCCGGCATTCCTTCGCCGAAAACTGGGGAGCGTCGTTCACGGCGATCCACTTCTCCGCGTGGCCCGAACCGCTCGGCATGGCGGCGATCGGAGACGAAGAGCTGGTCCGCGAATTCACGGGCATCGCGCGCAAGGAGTACACCGCCGTCGGAATTCGCGCAGCGCTGCACCCGACCATCGACCTAGCCACGGAACCCCGCTGGGCCCGCCAATACGGCACCTTTGGACAGGACGCCGGCCTGGTGTCCCGGCTGGCTTTGGCGTACCTGGATGGTTTTGAGGGTGGAGCGCTCGACGCCGGCAGCGTCGCCTGCATGGCCAAGCACTTCCCGGGCGGCGGTCCTCAACTTGACGGCGAGGACTCCCACTTCCCGTATGGCCGAGAGCAGGTCTACCCGGGCGGCATGTTCGATTACCATCTGGAGCCGTTCCGCCGGGTCATCTCCCGCGGGGTGTCCGCGATCATGCCGTACTACGGAATGCCCATGGGCCTGGAGCTCGACGGCGAGCCGGTTGAGGAAGTCGGCTTCGGCTACAACCGGCAGATCATCCAAGGCCTCCTCCGCGACAAACTCGGGTACACCGGCGTCGTGTGCACCGACTGGGGGCTGGTGACCGAATCCCGCCTTCACGGACGGCAGTTGCCGCCGCGCGCATGGGGCGTCGAGCACCTTTCCGTTGAGGACCGAGTGCTGAAGATCATCGACGCCGGCTGCGACCAGTTGGGCGGCGAAGAGTGCGCTGACGTGGTGGTGGACCTCGTCCGGCAGGGACGGGTGAGCGAAAAGCGGATCGACGAGTCCGTGCGGAGGCTGCTCAGCGTGAAGTTCCAGCTCGGCCTGTTCGATGACCCCTACGTGGATGAATCCATGGCAGCGCAACGGACGGGACTTCCAGAATTTGTCGATGCGGGCACCCGTGCTCAGGCCCGCTCGGTCACGCTGCTGAAGAATTCCGCGGCCTACGACGGCGGTGCTGTTTCCGCCCCGCGGCCGATCCTGCCGCTTCGTCCCGGCACGCGGGTGTTCTCCCAGGAAGTCTCCGCGGAGGCGCTGGCGCTGGCCGGCCTGGAACACGCAGTCAACGCTGAGGGCGCCGACGTCGCGATCGTACGGGTCAACGCTCCCTTCGATTTCCGCGACCAGTACATGCTTGAGTCCAGCTTCCATGCCGGGAGCCTGGAATTCGACGCCGGGACTATCGAGACGGTGGGCCGGCTCGCCGAGGCGGTTCCCGTCGTCGTGGTTGCCCATTTGGACAGGCCAGCGGTGCTCACACCGCTGGAGCCACACTGCGCCGCCATCGCGGCGGTGTACGGCGCCTCCGACGCTGCTGTCCTGCAAGCGCTGACGGGTGCGGTGCCTCCGGAGGGACGCTTGCCGTTCCAGCTTCCTCGCTCGGAAGCGTCGGTGATAGCATCACGATCTGACGTCCCTGGAGACCTGGAGGATGCCCTGTACGAGTGTGGATTTGGGATGGAGCTATGA
- a CDS encoding SDR family NAD(P)-dependent oxidoreductase, with protein MSNRLNGKTALVTGAGSGIGLAVAQRFVAEGARVYFADINLEAAEKAAAGTGSALARAIHMDISDEASVQEAYATVAESDSVDVVVANAGVQLFGQDARVGDLDLAVWEKTVSVNQRGAFLTLKHAVRAMEGRGGSIICTGSPTAVVACGQTFTAYTSSKAGVHGLARVVAADYAADGIRVNTVVPGYTETPLVQTIADDPVSRAGLVNSTMLGRPGMAADVEGIMVFLASDDSAYATGGLFTVDGGLTAL; from the coding sequence ATGAGTAATCGGCTAAATGGCAAGACCGCGCTGGTCACAGGCGCCGGCTCGGGTATTGGACTTGCCGTTGCCCAGCGCTTCGTCGCCGAAGGCGCTCGCGTGTACTTCGCCGACATCAACCTGGAAGCTGCCGAGAAGGCCGCAGCCGGGACGGGCTCGGCCCTGGCGCGAGCTATACACATGGATATCTCCGACGAAGCCAGCGTGCAGGAAGCCTATGCCACCGTTGCCGAGAGTGACTCGGTGGACGTGGTTGTGGCCAACGCTGGCGTGCAGCTGTTCGGCCAGGACGCCCGCGTGGGAGACCTGGACCTGGCCGTCTGGGAGAAGACCGTGTCCGTCAACCAGCGCGGCGCATTCCTGACGCTCAAGCACGCAGTCCGTGCCATGGAAGGTCGCGGCGGGTCCATTATCTGCACCGGCAGCCCTACCGCCGTAGTGGCCTGCGGGCAGACGTTCACCGCCTACACAAGCTCAAAAGCAGGAGTGCATGGCCTCGCGCGGGTAGTCGCCGCCGACTATGCGGCCGACGGAATCCGGGTCAATACGGTTGTTCCCGGCTACACCGAGACCCCGCTTGTGCAGACCATCGCGGACGATCCAGTGAGCCGCGCCGGGCTGGTCAACTCCACCATGCTCGGCCGCCCCGGAATGGCGGCCGACGTCGAGGGCATCATGGTGTTCCTCGCCAGCGATGATTCCGCTTACGCCACGGGTGGGCTGTTCACTGTGGACGGCGGACTGACGGCGCTGTGA
- a CDS encoding MFS transporter, translating to MDTTQSVVERSAIKKVAIRLVPFVALMFFINYLDRTAISFAGPNGMNKDLALSAAQFGFASGVFFIGYILLEIPSNLALHKFGARRWLARIMVSWGIVSLVFTWVGNVDQLYILRFILGVAEAGFFPGAILFLSLWVPAKHRSKILALFYLAQPLTTVIGAPLAGALIQQHGVFFGLEGWRFMFFGVAIPAIVIGVISWFYLADSPAKAKWLTSEEKTWLTGALAKEKETTAASNKHVSVRTVFGNGRVWMLSLIYFGFIYGLYALGFFLPTIIKGFETQFGTKFDVFQQGLITAIPYLPAAIALYFWSRDATKRGVKTWHIAFPALTGAVSIPLALFAGSPAATIAVITITAMSIFAALPNFWTVPTQFLTGAAAAAGIALINTVGNLAGFSAGYVTGWLKDWTGSYTVPMFVVGGFMLLSSILMVVLSRRGKASDGIPAEALDPAGAGHHAEP from the coding sequence GTGGACACCACACAATCGGTGGTCGAACGATCAGCCATCAAGAAGGTCGCTATCCGGCTGGTGCCGTTCGTTGCCTTGATGTTCTTCATCAATTACCTGGACCGGACGGCCATCTCCTTCGCCGGCCCGAACGGAATGAACAAGGACCTGGCGCTCTCCGCCGCGCAGTTCGGCTTCGCGTCGGGCGTCTTCTTCATCGGCTACATCCTGCTGGAGATCCCCAGCAACCTGGCCCTGCACAAGTTCGGTGCGCGCCGCTGGTTGGCCCGCATCATGGTCAGCTGGGGCATTGTGTCCCTCGTGTTCACCTGGGTGGGCAACGTGGACCAGCTCTACATCCTGCGCTTCATCCTGGGTGTGGCCGAGGCCGGATTCTTCCCCGGCGCCATTCTTTTCCTGAGCCTCTGGGTTCCCGCAAAGCATCGCAGCAAGATCCTTGCCCTCTTCTACTTGGCACAGCCGCTGACCACGGTGATCGGTGCCCCGCTGGCCGGCGCGTTGATCCAGCAGCACGGCGTGTTCTTCGGCCTCGAAGGCTGGCGCTTCATGTTCTTCGGCGTCGCCATCCCGGCGATCGTTATCGGTGTCATCTCCTGGTTCTATCTGGCCGACTCCCCCGCCAAGGCCAAGTGGCTGACGTCCGAGGAAAAGACCTGGCTGACCGGTGCTCTCGCAAAGGAAAAGGAAACGACCGCTGCCAGCAACAAGCACGTCAGCGTCCGCACAGTGTTCGGCAACGGCCGCGTTTGGATGCTCTCCCTGATCTACTTCGGCTTCATCTACGGCCTGTACGCACTCGGCTTCTTCCTGCCGACCATCATCAAGGGTTTCGAGACCCAGTTCGGCACGAAGTTCGACGTCTTCCAGCAAGGGCTCATCACCGCGATCCCGTACTTGCCGGCCGCCATTGCCTTGTATTTCTGGTCCAGGGACGCCACCAAGCGCGGCGTCAAGACGTGGCACATCGCCTTCCCGGCACTGACCGGCGCCGTCAGTATTCCGTTGGCGCTGTTCGCTGGCTCGCCGGCCGCCACGATCGCCGTCATCACCATCACCGCCATGTCCATCTTCGCGGCCCTTCCGAACTTCTGGACCGTGCCCACGCAGTTCCTTACCGGCGCGGCAGCGGCAGCGGGCATCGCCCTGATCAACACGGTCGGCAACCTGGCTGGCTTCAGCGCCGGCTACGTCACGGGCTGGCTCAAGGACTGGACAGGCAGCTACACGGTGCCCATGTTCGTGGTGGGTGGCTTCATGCTCCTGTCCTCAATCCTCATGGTTGTCCTCAGCCGCCGGGGCAAGGCCAGCGACGGCATCCCCGCCGAGGCCCTTGACCCCGCAGGCGCCGGCCACCACGCCGAGCCCTAA
- a CDS encoding FadR/GntR family transcriptional regulator — protein MSANPAAAAAHMTAALAPMEHGSVVSEVAERLLAYFTSGDIAAGTRLPAERQLAASLGVGRSAVREALAALEILGIVVVRPGSGTYLRDGASELLPRTLSWGLMLGEPRTRELVELRSGLEVQAVQLAAARITDEALDRMRANLDSMEASLDNLVVFVEADAAFHKEIASASGNQVLQELLQSIRSLLRIWVDRALTDEGHAAAALAEHRAIFKALESRDNASVTEAMVSHMGTASRRLLAGYDAAQ, from the coding sequence ATGTCAGCGAATCCCGCCGCAGCAGCGGCCCATATGACGGCAGCTCTTGCCCCCATGGAGCACGGCTCCGTCGTCTCCGAGGTCGCGGAGAGGCTGCTCGCGTACTTCACCAGCGGCGACATTGCGGCGGGGACGCGCCTCCCTGCGGAGCGGCAACTGGCGGCATCACTCGGCGTCGGGCGTTCAGCAGTGCGCGAAGCGTTAGCTGCTTTGGAAATCCTCGGCATTGTGGTCGTGCGGCCCGGATCCGGAACGTACCTGCGCGACGGAGCCTCCGAGCTCCTGCCCCGGACCTTGAGTTGGGGGCTCATGCTGGGCGAGCCGCGCACGCGCGAACTTGTTGAGCTCCGCAGTGGCTTGGAGGTCCAAGCGGTTCAGTTGGCCGCAGCCCGCATTACCGATGAGGCGCTGGATCGCATGCGTGCCAATCTCGACTCGATGGAAGCCAGCCTGGATAATCTCGTGGTCTTCGTCGAAGCCGACGCCGCATTCCACAAGGAAATCGCGTCTGCTTCCGGGAACCAGGTCCTGCAGGAACTTCTGCAGAGCATTCGATCCCTCCTGCGGATCTGGGTGGACAGGGCGCTGACCGACGAGGGTCACGCCGCTGCGGCGCTCGCCGAGCATCGCGCGATCTTCAAGGCTCTCGAATCCCGCGACAATGCGTCGGTCACCGAGGCCATGGTCTCGCACATGGGCACGGCGTCCCGTCGCCTACTGGCGGGCTACGACGCAGCCCAATAG
- a CDS encoding dihydroxyacetone kinase family protein encodes MTRLFNEPSAFADEMIEGFVASHGRWVRRVSGGVARSTRSTPGSVALVIGGGSGHYPAFGGLVGQGLAHGAAMGNLFASPSAQQVYNVAKAADNGGGVLLGYGNYAGDVLHFTQAQEKLRAEGIDCRSIAVTDDISSAPPSERAKRRGIAGDLTVFKVAAAASEAGFTMDQTVQIAERANHRTRSFGVAFSGCTLPGAEQPLFTVPEGRMAVGMGIHGEPGIGETDIPTADELAELMVAKLFAEIPEGIDANRARVVPILNGLGSVKYEELFVVYRRVAQLLAEAGLDVVDPQVGELVTSFDMAGTSLTLFWLDEELEQLWLAPADAPAFRRGAVTAQALEANAAGTDNSELADVELSIPDATAESHAGAVRVLAALNAAKAVVDANAEELGRIDAIAGDGDHGIGMERGVRAAVEAATVAVVHGAGAATTLHVAGDAWADKAGGTSGALWGMALRAVGDALGDVNAPDGGAVAAGVSDAAAAIMKFGKAKVGDKTLVDVLVPFRDALEAGVQDGQSLTEAWGTAVAVAESAAEATAQLLPLMGRARPHAEKSLGTPDAGAVSMALIVRAIHDSLLEQNTAVENTIKETA; translated from the coding sequence ATGACCCGCTTGTTCAATGAGCCTTCAGCCTTCGCTGACGAAATGATCGAAGGTTTCGTCGCATCGCACGGCCGCTGGGTACGGCGCGTCTCCGGCGGCGTCGCCCGCAGCACTCGCAGCACTCCCGGATCGGTCGCGCTGGTGATCGGCGGCGGTTCGGGGCACTACCCGGCCTTCGGGGGGCTCGTCGGCCAAGGGCTGGCCCACGGCGCCGCAATGGGCAACCTCTTTGCCTCACCTTCCGCGCAGCAGGTCTACAACGTGGCCAAGGCTGCGGACAACGGCGGCGGTGTCCTGTTGGGTTACGGCAACTACGCCGGGGACGTCCTGCATTTCACCCAGGCGCAGGAGAAGCTCCGGGCCGAGGGCATCGACTGCCGCAGCATCGCGGTCACGGACGATATCTCCAGCGCCCCGCCGTCCGAGCGTGCCAAGCGCCGCGGCATCGCCGGGGACCTGACCGTCTTCAAGGTCGCCGCTGCGGCGTCCGAAGCCGGCTTCACGATGGACCAGACTGTGCAGATCGCCGAACGCGCCAACCACCGCACCCGTTCTTTCGGCGTCGCTTTCAGCGGGTGCACGCTTCCCGGGGCGGAGCAGCCGCTCTTCACCGTCCCCGAAGGCCGCATGGCGGTGGGAATGGGAATCCACGGCGAACCCGGCATCGGCGAAACGGACATCCCGACGGCGGATGAGCTCGCTGAGCTGATGGTCGCCAAGCTCTTTGCCGAGATCCCCGAAGGCATCGATGCCAATCGTGCGCGCGTCGTCCCGATCCTCAACGGCTTGGGCAGCGTGAAGTACGAGGAACTTTTCGTGGTCTATCGCCGCGTGGCGCAGTTGCTCGCCGAGGCGGGGCTCGACGTCGTCGATCCCCAAGTGGGCGAGCTCGTCACGAGCTTCGACATGGCAGGCACCTCCCTGACCCTCTTCTGGCTGGACGAGGAACTCGAACAACTCTGGCTCGCTCCGGCCGACGCACCGGCCTTCCGCCGCGGAGCCGTCACCGCGCAAGCGCTGGAAGCCAACGCCGCAGGCACAGACAACAGCGAGCTGGCCGACGTCGAACTTTCCATCCCGGACGCAACGGCGGAGTCCCACGCCGGTGCCGTCCGCGTGCTCGCCGCACTTAATGCCGCGAAGGCAGTCGTGGACGCCAACGCCGAGGAACTCGGCCGCATCGATGCGATTGCCGGAGACGGCGACCACGGCATCGGCATGGAACGCGGCGTCCGCGCCGCAGTGGAAGCCGCGACAGTCGCCGTCGTGCACGGTGCCGGTGCGGCCACCACCTTGCACGTCGCCGGGGATGCCTGGGCCGACAAGGCCGGCGGAACCTCGGGCGCCCTGTGGGGCATGGCGCTGCGGGCCGTCGGTGACGCTTTGGGCGACGTCAACGCGCCCGACGGCGGTGCGGTCGCCGCCGGTGTGAGCGACGCCGCCGCGGCGATCATGAAATTCGGAAAGGCCAAGGTGGGCGACAAGACCCTGGTAGATGTGCTGGTCCCCTTCCGCGACGCCCTCGAAGCCGGCGTGCAAGACGGCCAGTCCCTGACCGAAGCGTGGGGAACCGCCGTCGCCGTAGCCGAGTCCGCGGCTGAAGCGACCGCCCAGCTGCTGCCCCTCATGGGCCGCGCCCGCCCGCATGCCGAAAAGAGCCTGGGCACCCCCGACGCCGGAGCCGTCTCGATGGCACTCATCGTCAGGGCAATCCACGATTCCCTCCTCGAGCAGAACACCGCCGTGGAAAACACCATTAAGGAGACAGCATGA
- a CDS encoding TetR/AcrR family transcriptional regulator — protein MTVKSPEVRPRRGSYARGRATKENILRSALDVIGRNGYTATILRDIADEVGMTQAGLLHHFDTKEKLLAEVLRKRDEVNREILTPSADLIEPPLIIKLAHHNVEVPGLVQLYVRLQAEAVDPEHPCHEYFLDRDVVTHSRVTRDIERRQKAGLFDPDADAAVVARMLLALSDGLQSQWAIDPAIDLPGTVDALWNKYARPSGEPAVASAQPN, from the coding sequence ATGACGGTGAAGAGTCCCGAAGTCCGGCCGCGTAGGGGTTCCTACGCGCGTGGACGGGCCACCAAGGAAAATATCCTCCGCAGTGCCCTGGACGTCATTGGCCGGAACGGCTACACCGCCACGATCTTGCGGGACATTGCTGACGAGGTCGGCATGACGCAGGCTGGCCTCCTCCACCACTTCGACACCAAGGAAAAGCTGCTCGCGGAAGTCCTCCGGAAGCGTGACGAGGTCAACCGTGAGATCCTTACCCCCTCGGCGGACCTTATCGAACCCCCGCTCATCATCAAGCTGGCACACCACAACGTGGAAGTGCCGGGTCTGGTGCAGCTCTATGTCAGGCTCCAGGCAGAGGCTGTTGATCCGGAACACCCGTGCCATGAGTATTTCCTGGACCGCGATGTGGTGACCCACAGCCGGGTGACCCGGGACATTGAACGCCGCCAGAAGGCGGGGCTGTTCGATCCGGACGCGGACGCCGCAGTGGTGGCCCGCATGCTTCTGGCCCTCTCCGACGGCCTCCAGTCCCAGTGGGCGATCGATCCAGCCATCGACCTACCCGGGACGGTGGACGCCCTGTGGAACAAGTACGCGCGTCCCAGCGGGGAGCCCGCCGTTGCGAGCGCGCAGCCCAACTGA